A genome region from Kiloniellales bacterium includes the following:
- a CDS encoding RidA family protein, giving the protein MAPKVETLTPPDSPPLIGPYSHVAKVGDFITIGGVGGVEPDTGRLAGDDVFSQTVRILNSFDSMLKSVGSDLAHVVHIQVFLKEMRDFERMNEAYVSVMGEHRPARTVIGARELPKPGFLVLMNLTAVTAG; this is encoded by the coding sequence ATGGCGCCGAAGGTCGAGACGCTGACGCCGCCCGATAGCCCCCCGCTGATCGGGCCCTATAGCCATGTTGCGAAGGTCGGCGATTTCATCACGATCGGAGGCGTCGGCGGCGTCGAGCCGGACACGGGCCGGCTGGCGGGAGACGACGTGTTCTCCCAGACCGTCAGGATCCTGAACTCCTTCGATTCGATGTTGAAATCGGTCGGCTCCGATTTGGCTCACGTCGTCCATATCCAGGTGTTCCTGAAGGAGATGCGCGACTTCGAGAGGATGAACGAGGCCTATGTCTCGGTCATGGGCGAGCATCGCCCGGCCCGGACCGTCATCGGCGCGCGCGAACTCCCGAAGCCGGGGTTCTTGGTGCTCATGAACCTGACGGCGGTGACCGCCGGCTGA
- a CDS encoding Crp/Fnr family transcriptional regulator, translated as MEDRTKGAAKVGAVSGPGACESGLRLFGTHLGEPAAARLGALLQGKQAPVGCALAREGDVLPELMILERGLVALYQSKPGQGEQMVGWCFPGDLLAASTEEGRSPVTARTLVPSTLWTLPWESLDRFAQAQPEVHRCLLDLAERSMARMRAHLLVILAKSKLERLAAFLLEIRDHQGAAGEKAARVDLAMDREVIAQYLGLTVESVSRAFTALKDRGLIEMADPRHILLSDPARLTALAKGEGEPVG; from the coding sequence TTGGAGGACCGAACGAAAGGGGCCGCGAAGGTCGGGGCCGTTAGCGGGCCCGGCGCCTGCGAGTCCGGCCTGCGGCTCTTCGGCACGCACCTCGGCGAGCCCGCGGCGGCGCGCTTGGGCGCGTTGTTGCAGGGGAAGCAGGCACCCGTCGGCTGCGCCCTCGCCCGGGAAGGCGACGTCCTGCCTGAGTTGATGATCCTCGAGCGCGGGCTGGTCGCGCTCTACCAATCCAAGCCGGGCCAGGGCGAGCAGATGGTTGGCTGGTGCTTTCCCGGCGACCTGCTGGCCGCATCGACCGAGGAGGGGCGCTCGCCGGTGACCGCGCGGACCCTGGTGCCCTCGACGCTCTGGACCCTGCCGTGGGAATCGCTGGACCGCTTCGCGCAGGCCCAGCCCGAGGTTCACCGCTGCCTGCTCGACCTGGCCGAGCGGAGCATGGCGCGGATGCGGGCGCACCTGTTGGTGATCCTGGCCAAGTCAAAGCTGGAGCGCTTGGCCGCCTTCCTTCTGGAGATCCGAGACCATCAGGGCGCGGCCGGGGAGAAGGCCGCGCGCGTCGACCTCGCCATGGACCGCGAGGTGATCGCCCAGTACCTCGGCCTTACGGTGGAATCGGTGAGCCGCGCCTTCACGGCCCTGAAGGACCGCGGCCTGATCGAGATGGCCGACCCCCGTCACATCCTGCTGTCCGACCCGGCCAGACTGACCGCCCTGGCGAAGGGCGAAGGCGAGCCGGTGGGCTAG